In Granulicella mallensis MP5ACTX8, the sequence TCGATGAATGGACGAGCAAAAAGTAACAAAGAGTTTCAGCCCCCGTGTTCTTTCGGAAGGAAACGGGCAAATCGACCCACAACGCTGTCCCCTATACTTTCGGGATGGACAGGCTATGGACGCCGTGGCGCTACTCTTACGTTACCGGCCAGGACAAAGGGACATCGAAACGCGGCGTTCCGGCTGCCCTGTCGGCGTGGCCGGGCGAGACCCATTGCGTCTTCTGCAATATGCTCGCGGCAACAGAGTACGCCGTGGCCCATGGCATGGCACAGGACGAAGCCGATGCCGCCGTCTATATCCTGGAGCGCGGCCGGACCTGCTTCCTGGTGCTCAACGCCTTTCCCTACAACGCCGGACATCTCATGGTGCTTCCCTACCAGCACGAGGCCAGCCTCGCCGCGCTGCCGGCGGAGACAGCCGCCGAGCTGATGACGCTGGCACGGCGGGCGGAGCGGGTTCTGCGCAAGGTCTATCGGCCCGATGGATTGAATCTGGGTCTGAACCTGGGCGAGTCGGCGGGCGCAGGTGTGGCTGAGCATCTGCATCTTCACGCGGTCCCTCGTTGGTCAGGAGACAACAACTTCATGAGTGTGCTCGGAGAGACTCGCATCCTTCCGGAGATGCTCACGGAGAGCTATCAGCGATTGCGCCTAGCACTCCTGGCCGAACCTGCGGAGTGATTCGAAGAAGCGGAATCTTTTTGTGCAACTCTCTTTCTGTAACAGCCATCTCACCAACAGGTGCTACTTCTCCTGTGAGGTCATTGCGATGAGACGGACGATTTCCAGCCTGAAAAACGTTGAGATTCCCTGGAGCCGCTTCGCTTCTGCGTTTCGGCGGAATGGGCACGGCGGGACCCCCTGGGCCAGGACCTCGGAGATGTCCCAGCCTCAGGACGGAGCTCTCGGAACCCAGGCCCGCATTACGGAGATCAACACACGCCTAAACACCGGAACCATGGAAGTGATCAGCTTCCTGGATGAACCCGAAGACGCACAGATTACGGGGGGAACACGCTCCCTGAGCCGTCGGCTTACCGGGTTGAACATCATGCCCCGGAGAGCTTTGACTGCAAAACCCGTTCAGAGTGTACTCCCGGTTGCCAGCCAGTCCCAGGTCGCGTAGCCGCGTAAGCGATTGGGATGAATTCAAAACAAAGGGCCTTCGGGCCCTTTTGCTTGCGCCAAAGATCCCCAAGAGATTGTCATCTCGACCGGAGCATGACGGCTTTATGTCATGCGGAGTGGAGAGACCTGCAGGCTCGCCCATGGAGGCAATATTGCACGCACAGGCAACCTGCAGGTCTCTCCACTGCGGCGGCAAAAAACGCCGCCTTCGGTCGAGATGACAAATTTGGGGTTGGATTCAAGGTTGAAGACAAGACCTTGGTGAACGCTACTTCGAACCGGGCGACTCAGCCTTATCCGTTGCTGCGGGTATCTCCTGAGCCTTCTTCCCCCCAAGAATGCGCGTAGCCTCAAAACTCGTAATCTTCCACATCCCGCCGGGCAGGTGTTGGTAGACGCGCGTGTAACGATAGCTGCCGTCCATGGAATGGCCGTCGACCGACCCTTCGAGCTTCGCCAGAGAGTTGACGATGGCGATGTGGCCAATCACCTTGACCTTGATATCGGAGAGATCGAGCGAGGTGATGACGATCTGACGTAATCGCATGTGATCGAGCTGCTGGGCCTTGGTCAGGACCTCGCCGGTTCCGGTGATGCCCAGGTAGTCGTCGGAGAGCAGCTTATCCATCGCCGGAACATCGTTGCCCAGCTCAGCCTGACGCCACTGCTGCTCCAGGGCGACCACCTGTTCGCGGGTTTCGCGCTTGTGTTGGGGCGCAGCAGCCAGCCGCAGGGGCACCGCCGTTGCAAGGAGAAGGACGAGGGCGACAGATCTTGTATGCACGACGCAACGACGCATGGACGTACCGGATAGTAGACCGGAAGTCGGGCGCGAGTCAAAGGCAGCGATATGCGAAGGCCTCATGGGAGGTTGGATGCAAGGCCGGGGCAACAAGAATGGGTTCGTCTTGTCTGAATTGCATGAACACTGTCCCGGGAGATTAGGCAATAAAGGTCAGGTTCTCGACCTCGCGCTCGAGCATCTTCTGGTAAAGACCCCCGATAGCGAACTGGGCGAAGTGCGGCGTCGCGCGATGATGCTCGACCGCGGCTTCGTCGCGATACTGCTCGTAGATGACGACGGTATTGGCGTCTCCATCCACAAAATGAGGAACATAGGTGACGCAGCCGGGCTCGAGACGCGACTCGCGCGTGAGCTCGCGCAGGATGTTCTCGATGGAATCGTGGTCTTCCGGAGAGAAACGCAGACGGACAATAAAGCTGATCATAAGGGCCTATGGGTACAACGTAAAAATCATGGGTAAAGCCGGTAGAGGGTAGACGGAGAGCTTTGCGGCGCTGCCTACCCTCTACTGGTGGTCTGTTTAGCCGAGCGCTTCGTCGAAGCCGGGCTGTGTCATGGTCTGTACACGGTCGGGGCCGGTGGAGATCATGCCGATCTTCGCTCCGCTCTCGCGCGAGACGAACTCCAGGTACTCCTGTGCCAGCTTCGGCAGCTTGTCGTACTCGGTGATGCCCTCGGTCGGAGCCATCCAGCCCTTCAGCGTGGTGTAGATGGGCTCGATCTTCTCGAAGCCCCGGATGTCGGCCGGGATGATGTCCGTGACCTTGCCGTCGATCTTGTAGCTGGTGCAGACCGGAATCTCCGGGCACTCGTCCATGACGTCCATCTTGGTGACGACGAGCCACTCGGTCGCGTTGATCATGTTGGAGTAGCGCAGCAACGGGATATCCAGCCAGCCGCAGCGGCGCGGACGGCCCGTTACGGCTCCGTACTCCTGTCCGCGAGCGCGAAGCAGTTCGCCGGAGGCGTCCGAGATCTCGGTCGGGAACGGCCCTTCGCCGACGCGCGTGACGTAGGCCTTGGTGACGCCGATGACCGTGCCGATCTTCGTCGGGCCGACGCCGGTGCCGGTAACGGCTCCGCCGGCGGTCGAGGAGGAGCTGGTAACGAACGGATAGGTCCCGTGGTCGATGTCGAGCAGCGCACCCTGCGCGCCCTCAAACATCACGTTCTGGCCCTGGTCGATGGCGTTGTTGAGCAGGTAGGCGGTATCGGTGACGAACGGAGCAATCTGCTCGGCGAGGCGGGCGTACTCCTCGTACATCTGCCGGGGGTCGAGCGGCTCGGTGCCGAAGAGTGCATGAGCGATGGTGTTCTTCTCGTGGCAGGCGTTGTTGATGTGCGTGCGCAGCAGCGAGTTGTTCAGCAGGTCGATGACCCGAAGCCCGTTGCGGTGGATCTTGTCTTCATACGCCGGACCGATGCCGCGGCGCGTGGTGCCGATGGTCTGGCGGCCGGGAGCGGTCTCCGCCGCCAGCTCGATCATGCGGTGGTACGGCAGGATGACCTGGGCGCGGTTCGAGACGAAGAGCTGCTCGTCGACAGGGAGACCGGCCTCGCGAAGCTTCTTGACCTCGTTGAGGAAGGCCTGCGGGTCGAGCACGACGCCGTTGCCGATGACGCCCTTGCAGCCGGGACGCAGTACGCCGCACGGGATGAGCTGCAGGACAAACTTCTTGCCGTGGATGATGACGGTGTGACCGGCGTTGTGGCCTCCGGCATAACGGGCGACGATGTCGAACTTTTCGCTGAGAACATCGACGATCTTGCCCTTACCTTCATCGCCCCATTGGGCTCCAAGGATGACGGCGGACGGACGCTGGCTCTTGTTCTGGGATTGACTCACGGGGTGGTTGCTCCGGATGTACTGCTGGTGGGAGTGCGCGTGCGGGTTTCCACTCGCGCCCATGAGTCATTTTATACTGTTCGCCACCGCGCGCAGCGCGCTCCCTGACGCTTCAGCGTCAGAGACGGAGGGAGCCGTAGCCTTTAGGCTACGGAATACGGATCAGGCAAGAATTGGGCTTTAGCCCCGGGCCTTTTTGTTCGCAGCGAAAGAAGGCCCGGGCCTAAAGGCCAAATCCTTCCGAACCTTGATTCCGTAGCCTAAAGGCTACGGCTCCCTCCGCCCGTGACGCTAAAGCGTCACGATTTGCGCTTCGCGCTATCTGCAAGTTCCTATTCCTCGGCCATTACCAACT encodes:
- a CDS encoding adenylosuccinate synthase; this encodes MSQSQNKSQRPSAVILGAQWGDEGKGKIVDVLSEKFDIVARYAGGHNAGHTVIIHGKKFVLQLIPCGVLRPGCKGVIGNGVVLDPQAFLNEVKKLREAGLPVDEQLFVSNRAQVILPYHRMIELAAETAPGRQTIGTTRRGIGPAYEDKIHRNGLRVIDLLNNSLLRTHINNACHEKNTIAHALFGTEPLDPRQMYEEYARLAEQIAPFVTDTAYLLNNAIDQGQNVMFEGAQGALLDIDHGTYPFVTSSSSTAGGAVTGTGVGPTKIGTVIGVTKAYVTRVGEGPFPTEISDASGELLRARGQEYGAVTGRPRRCGWLDIPLLRYSNMINATEWLVVTKMDVMDECPEIPVCTSYKIDGKVTDIIPADIRGFEKIEPIYTTLKGWMAPTEGITEYDKLPKLAQEYLEFVSRESGAKIGMISTGPDRVQTMTQPGFDEALG
- a CDS encoding nuclear transport factor 2 family protein; protein product: MHTRSVALVLLLATAVPLRLAAAPQHKRETREQVVALEQQWRQAELGNDVPAMDKLLSDDYLGITGTGEVLTKAQQLDHMRLRQIVITSLDLSDIKVKVIGHIAIVNSLAKLEGSVDGHSMDGSYRYTRVYQHLPGGMWKITSFEATRILGGKKAQEIPAATDKAESPGSK
- a CDS encoding putative quinol monooxygenase, which encodes MISFIVRLRFSPEDHDSIENILRELTRESRLEPGCVTYVPHFVDGDANTVVIYEQYRDEAAVEHHRATPHFAQFAIGGLYQKMLEREVENLTFIA
- a CDS encoding HIT family protein — translated: MFFRKETGKSTHNAVPYTFGMDRLWTPWRYSYVTGQDKGTSKRGVPAALSAWPGETHCVFCNMLAATEYAVAHGMAQDEADAAVYILERGRTCFLVLNAFPYNAGHLMVLPYQHEASLAALPAETAAELMTLARRAERVLRKVYRPDGLNLGLNLGESAGAGVAEHLHLHAVPRWSGDNNFMSVLGETRILPEMLTESYQRLRLALLAEPAE